From Paenibacillus sp. FSL H8-0537:
TGGGAATTGGGGTTCGAGCTATCGACGGTTTACTGACCGTTGGCAGAGGCCAGCGTGTAGGCATATTTGCCGGATCGGGTGTAGGGAAAAGTACGCTGCTTGGCATGATTGCCCGAAACACCTCTGCTGATGTCAATGTCATTGCGCTAATCGGCGAGCGTGGCCGTGAAGTGCTAGAGTTTATTGAGAAGGACTTGGGACCTGAAGGATTAGCCCGTTCGGTCGTCATTGTCGCTACCTCGGACCAGCCGGCGCTTATACGGATGAAGGGGGCACTGATTGCCACTTCTATTGCTGAATATTTTCGCGATCGTGGTCTAAACGTCATGCTTATGATGGACTCTGTCACACGTTACGCGATGGCTCTTCGTGAAGTAGGTCTTGCGATTGGCGAGCCGCCAGCCACGAGAGGGTATACGCCTTCGGTATTTGCGAATTTGCCTAAGTTGCTGGAACGAGCGGGGACAGGCCCGAAAGGATCTATCACCGCCTTCTACACTGTTTTAGTAGATGGGGATGATATGAACGAGCCGATCGCGGATGCGGTACGGGGGATTTTGGATGGTCATATCGTTCTGAGTCGTCATCTTGCGCATAAAGGACATTTTCCAGCCATTGATGTCCTGCAATCCGTAAGCCGGGTTATGAAAGAAATTATTACGGAGGAGCAGCAGGATGCGGCTAATCAGTTGAAGCGCCTGTTATCTATTTATAAGGATTCGGAAGACCTCATAAATATTGGGGCGTATCAACGCGGTTCTAATGAGGAAATTGATTTGGCGATGCAATTTATTGATTCGATTCATCAGTTCACGAGACAAAAAACAGATGAAAAAGTCACCTTGGAAGAAGCTCAGGAGCGGCTAATAATTGATTTTTACAGGAGATGAAGCGTTGAATGGGAGCTTTTCGTTATTCCTACCAGAAAATCGTTGATCTGAAGACAAGTGAAAAAACGCAGGCAGAATGGATCCTGTCCTCTTCAATTGGAGAGCTGCAGGCTGCCGAGCTAACCGTCGAGCAATTGCGTGAACGCCGTGAAGAATGGGAGCAGAAGCAGCATCAGTCTTCGCAATCCGGCGTTTCATTGGCTGAGCTTCAGACCATTCAACAATATGTGGATTATTTGGATTCATGTATTGAAGCTAAAATGCTTGAAGTGAAACGGGCGCAAACGGTCGTCGAGCAAAATCGGATCAAGCTTTCGGACAAAATGCAGGATGAGAAAGTATGGTTGAAGGCAAAGGATAACGAGAAGGAACGTTTCCGGTATGCGATGCAGCTTAAGGAGCAAAACGAGTTGGATGAAATGGCTACTGTCCGTTTCATGGTAAGCGTGCCGTAAACATCCGGCTGCAGCGCAAGGTTAGAGGGAGTGAAATCAGTGGCAGATACAGATGTGGAGAAACAAGGATATAGTGGATTTGAGCGGGCTATGTTTTTTATGACCCCGGTGTTGTTTACGATTGTTGTGCTCGGTATATTGCTGATACTTCTTAATAGCGATATGCGAAATCAGGCGCTAACGATCGGAAATTCGATTCCATTGCTCAAAGATGTGCTGCCAAACCCGCAGTCGGCTAGCGGTGAAAGCACAGATGAAACGCTCAAGGCAGAAAATATGACTCGTAAAATTGCCGAGCTGCAAGCTCAACTGACGGAGAAAGAGGGCCAATTGACGGAGACGTCCACTCTTAAAACGGATCAGGAAAAGGAAATTTCCAGCTTGAAGAGTCAAATTGAGCAGTTGAAACAGTCAAATGCAACACAGGCGCTTGAGGATGAGGCGTACACGGCCAAAATTAAAGAGCTCGCCAGCATGTACGCGCGAATTGCGCCGAATAAGGCGGCCCCTATTTTAGAAAGCATGACGCTTGATGAAATGGTACTCGTGCTCGATGCGATGGCTCCTAATGATCGTGTGAAAGTGTTGGAGAAAATGACGCCAAAAACAGCGGCTGATGCGACGCTGAAGCTGAAGGATGCCGTTTCGGCGAAAGATTTGCAAATTGCGGCGCTGCAATCGCAGCTTAAAAATGCCCAGTCGACGACAGCAACAACGACTACCACGTCTTCTACACTGGATTCGACGCAGCTAGGTGCAACGTTTGCAGCTATGGATGCGAAAAGCGCCGCCAAGCTGCTGATGACAATGTCGGATGTAAGTGCCAGCAAGGTGCTGCGGATTTTGAATGCGGTAGATGACACAACAAGATCCAATATTGTTGGCGAGATGTCGACGTTGAATGATAAAGTAACAGCTCAAATCGTTTCGAAGCTGATGGCGGGTAAATAGAGGGGAGGTGAAAATAAATGGATGTTTTATCATCACCAGCAGCTTCACAGGCGGCGGCTCCTTCCGCTGGTGGGAATGCCCAAGTGAAGGGTACAGGAGATGCGGCTTTTGCCCAAACGCTGAACGGCCAATTAAATAATGGCCAAGCAGGAGCGGGAACAGGTACAACAACTCCGGCAAACACTACAGATGCGGCAGCACTCGGAACGATTCGAATGACCACGCTAAATGTAGCCGGCTTGCTTGGAGAAACGAACAATCAGGATTTGCTTGCCGCTATTGATGGGCTGCTAGAGCAAATTGATGAGTTGGATACTGCTGATACGGATGAGGCTGCACAAGCCCAATTGGCAGATTTGCAAGCGATGCTGGAGCAGATGCAGGCATTGCTAGCGTTGTTAGGTTCTCCGCTTGTCACTTTGAAGCAGCCTGATGAGCAGCTTTCCTCAGAGGAGCTCGTTCAGGCAGCGGACGCAGGAACTGATCATGTTGCAGTAAAAGCACAAATTGCGCTTGTGAAGCATGATTTGGAAAATGCGTTGATTCAGCTGGCTAATGTGCTTGAGCAGGGTTCTGCGAAACGCGTTCAGCAGCAAGAGCCATCGCAGCTGATTGCACAGCAGCTGGAAGCTTTGCAGAAACTGCTGCAGAAGCAGAAGGAAGCAGGCACGGCCGATCGCAATAACAGCAATAACAGCAATGCTCAGGCCATATTTGAACCAGCCGCAGCGGATGAGACTGCTCCACAGCAAACAGCTGCTTGGCTTCAGCGCTTGAACCAGCAGTCACAGCATACTATCGCCTTGAAAAGCGCAGTAGCGGAAGCTTTATCAGCCGAAACTTTGGTTGAAGAAACGGCAGATACAGCCGATGATGAGTCCGTTCTGGCAGGCAATTTAAATGCAAACTTTGCTCATTCGCTTAAGCAGGCAACGACTAGCGTGGCAACGAGAGCAGTCGCTCAGCCTTTCGTACTAGCAGACCAATTTGCGGAATCCATGACGGGGCTTATCGTACAGAAGTTTGATATTTTTTCATTAAACGGGAAGCACGAAGCTAAAATCATGCTGTTCCCTGAACAGTTGGGCCAGGTCGATGTTCGAATCACGATGCAAAATGGTCAATTGACCGCGCTTTTCCATACGGATACGGTAATGGCCAAGGATATGCTGGACAACCAAATGTCGCAATTGAGACAGGCACTGCAATCCCAAGGCTTAACGATTGACAAGCTCGAAGTGACGCAGGGACAAGCTGCATCAGAGCTTTCTAACGGCGGGCAGGGACAAGGTTCCAATCAACAATTTACGAATCGGAACAACAATGGAAAAGGCGGAAGCAGATCGGATGAAGCTGCTTTTGAAGCAGATGTCATCGAGCAAATCGCCATTCAGGATATGGGCTACGGACGGGCGGTTAACGCTACAGTCTAAAAGAGATGTTAGGATCATGAGCAACCATTTGCGGGATGGAGGTGATGGAATTGGCAGTCGTTACGAATAAAGTGATCTGGCCGAATTATGATCAGACCAACGTTAAAATAGCAGGAAAGACCGAGGATGATAAAACATCGCTTAGTAAGGACGCATTTCTCGAATTGCTCGTCACACAGCTTAAAAATCAGGATCCCTTAAGCCCACAGAGCAACACAGAGTTTATTGCCCAAATGGCGCAGTTCACCTCAGTCGAACAGCTGATGAATATGAATAAGCAGCTTACACAGCTGAACTCGGACATTGGCAGTGCATCTACAATGATTGGCAAGAGCGTAACATGGCAGGAGCTTGATGATAAAGGAAGCACCGTCATGTATACGGATGTTGTGAAGTCGATTGTAGCAACAGACGGGGTATTATATGCCAAGTTTGAAGATAACACGATGATTAAAGTAAGTGACATCGTTACCATTTCTGATCAGACTCCAGCAGAGACGAAGGAGCCTGAAACGGATGCTCCAGCTGAAAGTGCTGAAGATGCTGAAACGCCTGATAGCGAAGCCGCTGCTGACAGCGGGGAGGAACAAACCTCATGAGCGACAGCGTAAAGATTGGGCATTATTTCCCGCTCAAATCCTCGCCATTAAACAATGCGAAGACGGCGGGGCTAAAATCTCAGCAGCCAAGCGATTTTCAGGATTTGCTGGATTCGAAAGTATTGAAATTCAGCCATCATGCTGAAGTTAGGATGAAGCAGCGTGGCATTCAGCTTCAAGCTGATTCATTAACGAAAATTGAAAATGCTGTTGACGAAGCAGCATCTAAAGGCGCGATTGATTCTTTAATCGTTTTTAAGGATATCGCGATGATCGTGAATGTGCCTAGTCGTACAGTGGTTACTGCAATGGACGGCAAGCAAATGCAAAGCAATGTGTTCACGCAAATAGACAGCGCCGTTATTTTAAGCTAGAGCCGGACCAATACGGAGGCTCTTCAGGCTGCTGACCGACAGAGGCAGCCAACTAATCAAAAGGATAAACCCAAATTTAGGAGGGCTTAAATACTATGCTAAGATCAATGTACTCTGGTGTGTCAGGTATGCGCGGCTTCCAAACGAAGCTGGATGTCATCGGCAACAATATTGCGAACGTTAATACGGTGGGCTTTAAAGGCGGCCGCGTCATGTTTAGCGATATTTTGAGCCAAACAACAGCGGGTGTTACTGCTTCGGCAGAAGGCGAGCAGGGTGGTGTGAATGCGAAGCAAATCGGACTTGGTGTCAGCATTGCTTCTATTGATACCATTCATACGCCAGGCAGCGCGATGACAACAAACCAACCGACAGATCTTCGCATTGACGGCGATGGATTTTTTCAAGTGAGCCCAACTGTTGATGGTGGGATTTCGTTTTTAACAAGAGCTGGAAACTTTACACTTGATGCAAACAGGCAGCTTGTAAATGCAAATGGGTTGTTTGTATTAGATAATGCTGGTGGTGCTATTACTTTGCCAGCAGAGGTCACTTCTTTCACAATAGGGCAAGATGGGATGATCACCGGTGTTACCGCGGATGGAACACAAGAAGTTGCTCAGATTGGAGTAGTCAAAGTAATTAATCCAAGCGGACTTGAAAAAATGGGTGGTAATCTTTATCGTATGACGAACAATGCCAATCCAGAGGGAGACATTGAAGCCTTCAGAACCGTTGCTGGTGACGCTGATCTTGGAACAGGCGCAATCGTAGCTGGACAGCTTGAGATGTCAAACGTTGACCTGACAGGCGAGTTCACAGAAATGATCGTGGCTCAGCGCGGTTTCCAAGCGAATTCGCGTATCATCACGACTTCTGATGAAATTTTGCAAGAAGTTGTCAATCTGAAACGATAATCGCTAGGCATAACGCAGGTGGGGGGCCATAGCGCCTCCCCCGCGATGTGAGGGGGCAGTTTATGATTACAGTGACTCGTATTAATGGTACTAAGCTCATGATCAATGCTCTGTTGATTGAAGTGGTGGAGGAAGTGCCCGATACCATTATTACCTTGACCACTGGAAAGAAATTTATAGTGGTGGAACGCTCGGACGAGCTTTTGCTGCTGATACAGAATTATCTTCGTACGATCGGCGTATATGCGGCGGCCCAGAAGAGTGAACAGACGGAGGGTCCTTAAAGATGAAAAAGATGTTGCCATGGTTAGTAACTATACTGCTATCGATTGTATTAATTGCTGTTGTGGCCTGGTTTATGTGGCCCACAATAATGGGAAGTACAAAAGAAGGCTCGGCTAACAAAGAGGTTGAAGTCAAGCATCTTAGCGCCGATGAACGCGTTGAGGTGACGTCTGAGCTTAAAGAATTCAAGCGCAACTTGAAAGATTCGAACAAAGTCGTTGTCGTTAGCTTTGCTTTCCAACTGGACAGCAAGAAGACGAAGGAAGATTTTGATAAAATCATTGAAATCGAAGTTAAGCCGATTATTAACCGGGCACTTGCAGATATGACGGCTGAAGAGCTGAATGGCTCAAAAGGCGAGGATTTGCTGGAATCGAAGCTGCTCAATGAAATTAATCCGATTTTGGATAAAGAGCAGAAGCTGGTCAAGGTAGAAATAACAGCGTTTATCATGACCAACATTTAATGCTGGTTGGCGACATTCCTTGAAGGGGGTGAGAAAATTTGGTTGATGTTTTATCGCAAAATGAGATAGATGCGCTGCTGGCGGCCCTTAATTCTGGCGAGATGGATGCCGAGGATTTGAAAAAGGAAGAAGTAACGAAAAAAGTCAGAGTTTATGATTTCAAACGCGCTGTTCGATTTTCGAAGGATCATATTCGCAGCTTGACTCGCATACACGAGAACTTCGCGCGATATTTGACAACCTATTTCTCAGCGCAGCTTCGTACTTTCGTTCAAATCAGTGTAGTTCAGGTAGAGCAGCTTCCTTATGATGAGTTTATTCGTTCGATTCCGAAGATGACGATATTGAATATTTTTGAGGCGGAGCCGCTTGAAGGACGCATGGTGATGGAGGTGCATCCAAATATCGCTTACGCGATGCTGGATCGTATGCTTGGCGGGCAAGGCGTTGCGCCTTCCAAAATCAATAACTTGACTGAAATCGAAACGATTATTATGGAAAAGATTTTTAGCCGGACGTTTGAGAGTTTGCAAGAGGCGTGGAAAACAATCATTGATATATCACCACGGCTGGAAGCACTTGAGACGAATCCTCAATTTATGCAAATCGTATCACCGAATGAAACAATCGCGCTTATATCCTTAAGTACGAAAATCGGTGAAACGACGGGGATGATCAATCTTTGTATTCCCCACGTTGTCATTGAGCCCGTTATGCCTCGTTTGTCGGCGCATCATTGGTTCGTTTCGCAGAAAAAGGAGCGTATTCCAGAGGAAGTTGAAATGCTGGAGCAGCGTGTAAGCAAAGCGAAGCTGCCGATTGTTGCCGAGCTTGGTGAATCTACCATTACGATTCAAGAGTTTCTGGGTCTTAATGTAGGAGATGTCATTTCGCTCAGCAAGCCGGTAGGGGAAGGCCTGCATATTAAGGTAGGCGATAAATTGAAGTTCATCGGCAGTCCAGGCTCCGTGAAAGATCGGTTGGCTATTCAGCTTGATGAAGTTGTGAACGAAGGAGCGGGAGAAGATTATGACGAGTAAAGATTATTTGTCGCAGGAGGAAATTGATGCGTTACTAAATCAATCTTCTGGCAGTACGGATGCTGAACAGCCATCTGCCGATGATGTTCAGTTATCAGATTTCCTCTCAGCTATGGAACAGGATGCGCTTGGTGAAATTGGGAACATTACGTTCGGAAGCGCAGCAACTGCTTTGTCCACATTGCTAGGCGTGAAGGTGGATATTACGACGCCGGAAGTTACCTTTATTCGCAGAGATCAGCTGTCAGATGAATTTCCAAAGCCTCATGTTGCTGTAAGTGTTCAATATGTAGACGGCTTCCAAGGAATAAATTCACTTGTCATAAAGACGAGAGACGCGCAAATTATTGCCGATTTGATGCTCGGCGGAGCAGGTAATCCTACAGACGAAGAGCTCAATGAGATTCATATCAGTGCCGTTCAGGAAGCGATGAATCAAATGATGGGGTCATCTGCAACGTCGATGTCTACCATTTTCAATCGTTTCGTTAATATTTCGCCGCCAGGCATCGATATTCTCGATGTAGACAACGGTGGGGGAATGGGTCATCTGCCTCCGGTAGATATATTCATCAAAATTTCATTCCGGCTTAAAATTGGAGATTTGATAGATTCGACAATTATGCAGCTACTGCCTGTTTCTTTTGCAAAGCAAATGGTTGCTATTCTTATGGGTGAAGAGACGGGCGAAGAGACTGCTGTAGCAGTCGAGGCGCCGCCAGTAGTAGCAGCGCCGCCGGTTGCTCCAGGGCCGCCACAAAGTGCTCCTGAGCAGCCTACGGCTCCATCGTTGCAGAAGCAAGAACAACAACCGCCAGCGGGATATTATGAAGCGCCGATGATGCAGCCGCCTGGCCCGAATACATATGGCCATGCAGCCAATCGCAATGTAAATGTTCAGCCTGTGCAGTTTGCTAATTTCAATAATGTGCCATATATTCAAGGTGAAGAGACGAACCTCAATTTACTGCTCGACATACCACTGAAGGTTACCGTAGAATTAGGAAGGACCCAGAAGCAAATAAAAGATATTTTGGAATTGTCTCAAGGGTCTGTTATCGAGCTGGACAAGCTTGCTGGTGAGCCTGTAGACATTCTGGTTAACAATAAGCTGATCGCAAAAGGCGAGGTTGTCGTTATCGATGAGAACTTCGGCGTACGTGTAACCGATATCGTAAGCCAATGGGACCGAATTCAAAAATTACAATAGCATCCTAGGAGGAAGAAAAAGATGGCAAACCGTATTCTAATCGTAGATGACGCAGCATTTATGCGCATGATGATCCGCGATATTTTATCAAAAAATGGTTACGAAGTAGTTGGTGAAGCACCAGATGGCGCACAAGCAGTGGAGAGATTCAAGGAACTAAAGCCGGACTTGATTACAATGGATATCACGATGCCTGAGATGGACGGCATTGCAGCACTTAAAGAAGTTAAAAAAATCGACCCGAATGCAAAAGTCATTATGTGCTCTGCAATGGGACAGCAAGCAATGGTTATTGATGCCATTCAAGCTGGAGCAAAAGATTTCATCGTTAAGCCTTTCCAAGCGGACCGTGTTATTGAAGCAATCAAGAAAACGCTGGGCTAACGGTTGTATGCGATGGTCAAACTTAAAGCTCGTGTAACGCTTATATTGTTTTCAGGAATGGCCGTTCTGCCTGCCGCCGCTTTAGCGGGAGCAGCTCAGACGAGCCAGCCTGAATCGCCATATACTAGCCCGTCCAACATGGCAGGTAGTGTGGTATGGGTTATATTTTCTTTATTGCTAATTATTGGGTTGATCATTGTTGTTATTAAATGGCTCTCTCGGCGCAACCGGGCGTTCGGAGGAACAAATCGTTCGCTTCGTTCGCTCGGGGGCATTTCCTTAGGTCAAAATCATTCGCTTCAAGTTGTTGAGCTTGCAGGCCGTCTATATATTGTAGGGGTTGGTGAGAACATCACCTTACTGGACAAGATTGATGATGAAACACAGGCTGAGGCAATTATTGAGGCAATGGAGAGGCAAGTGCAAGGTGGCTGGTCGCCTAGTGCTTTGACGGGCTTAATCTCACGTTTTCGTCAAGGCTCTGGCGAGCAGGAACCACGGGATGAGCAGTGGAACGACGCTTCTTCGTTTCAGAATGTGCTCAAGGACAAGATGAATCGTCAGGCGGATCGCAAGCAGCAGCTCGAAGCACTCCTCAAAGACCCTAACCCTAATGAACGGTTGAATGATGATCATGAAAAATAAATGGTGGATAGCTCTTGTAGCGGTACAGTTAGCCGGACTCATATTTCAATCGCATGCTTTTGCTGAACCGCTGCCGAACGTAGAAATTAACTTTGGCAACACGAGTAGCGATCAGCCGAACCCTAGCGCTTTATCGATTTTGTTGCTTATTACTGTACTAAGCATAGCACCTGCTATTCTAGTATTAATGACCAGCTTTACACGCATTATTATCGTGCTTAGCTTTGTTCGGACATCCCTCGGTACGCAGATGATGCCGCCGAACCAGGTACTAATCGGACTAGCGATGTTTTTAACCTTTTTTATTATGGCCCCTACCTTTGGTCAAGTAAACGAGGTAGCCTTGCAGCCATATTTGAAGGGGGAAATTTCCCAAACGGCAGCTTTCGAGAAGGCGTCTGTGCCGATGAAGTCGTTTATGTTCAAGCAGACGAGGGAGAAGGACTTAAAGCTGTTTATGGACTACACGAAGACGGAAAAGCCGGCAACATTCGAGGATATTCCACTGACGGTTCTCATTCCGGCATATGCGATTAGCGAAATTAAGACAGCCTTTCAAATGGGCTTTCTAATATTCATACCATTTCTCGTCATTGATATGATTGTAGCGAGTACATTGATGGCGATGGGGATGATGATGCTGCCGCCTGTAATGATTTCATTGCCGTTCAAGCTTTTGCTGTTCGTCATGGTAGATGGCTGGTATTTGATAGTCAAATCCTTGTTATTAAGCTTCAATACCTGACGACTGTATAAGGGGGATGTTCAATGAGTGCCGATTTTATTATCGGTCTGGCCAGCGAGGCTGTATTTGTAGTCTTAAAAAGCAGCGCACCAATGCTCGCAATCGCTCTTGTTGTCGGACTATTGGTCAGTATTTTTCAAGCGACTACCCAGATTCAAGAGCAAACCTTAGCATTTGTTCCGAAAATCGTAGCGGTTTTTGCATCCGTTGTTTTGTTTGGGCCGTGGATTTTAAATACGATCGTCGATTTCACTTATAATCTGCTGGACAACCTGTATAAATATATCGGATAGGCGTGAATCGCAGCGATGGAGCTTATCGAAAAAAGTTTTCCTATTTTTTTGCTTATTTTTTGTCGAATTACATCATTTTTCGTCGTAGCTCCGATGTTTTCAGGTAAAATGGTGCCGAATATTGCGAAACTTGGTTTAGGTTTTTTTATATCCTTTATTGTGTTTCTCACTTATGGCGTGAACCAGACGGTGGCTACGGATGCAAGCTATGTGCTTTACATTGTACAGGAAATATTGATTGGCCTGCTGTTCGGATTTGTTGTTTATTTATTTTTCGTGGTGGTACAGACAGCAGGGGCATTAATGGATTTGCAGATTGGTTTTGCAATGGCGAACGTCGTCAATCCTTTGACAGGCACTTCAGCACCATTGCTGGGCAATTTTAAATACCTGATGCTCATTGTCATTTTCTTCTCCTTGAACGGTCATCATTATTTGCTTAGAGGGTTAATGGACAGTTACAAATGGATGCCGCTTGCTGGAGACTTTTTTGCGAGAATCAGCAGTGGCAGCATTAGCGAGTTTTTAACAAAGGCAGTTGGAAACACATTCCTTCTAGCTTTGCAAGTTGCAGCTCCGCTGGTTATTGCTATGTTTCTAACCGATGTTGGGCTGGGGTTTCTAGCCAAAACAGCGCCCCAATACAATGTGTTTGTTATCGGAATACCGCTCAAGCTCATTATCGGAATGATTTTGCTCGTGCTTTTAATGCCGGGACTTGCCGGATTATATGAACGGCTCTTTTCTATTATGTTCGATAATCTGGAGCAGCTATTCGTTATTTTCAAAGGGCCGGACGGGTAAAGGGGGCTGTAATGCAATTGTATCGTTTAAAGCTCGACCTGCAGCTGTTCAGCCAAGAAAAAACGGAAAAAGCAACCCCGAAAAAACGCTCTGAATCACGTCAAAAAGGACAGGTTTCCAAATCGGCGGATTTTCCCAGTTCCTTTATTTTACTGTTTACGTTTGCTGGGTTTGCTATGTTTGGCGGCTTTTACAAAAAGCGTATTATGACGATGTTCGATGATATATTCGAAAATTGGCTGCTGATGGAGCTGACCTCAGAAAATGTTTTCAACTTATTTTATACGCTAATCACCCAAATGTTGATTTTCTTGTTGCCGATATTTACGATAGCCATTTTGGTTGGCATTATTGGTAACGTTGCTCAATTTGGATTCCTGCTTACAGGAGAACCGCTCAAGATGAAGATCAGCAAGCTTAATCCGCTCCAAGGATTAAAGCAGATATTCTCGATGCGCTCGATTGTAGAAATGCTTAAAAGCATGCTCAAGCTTCTAATCATTGGATTGCTGGTCTATCAGACGATTGCCAGTGATTGGAGCCGGTTGCTTTCGCTCTCAGATCTATCCGTTGAACAAATTTTCACCTTTGCAGCTGGTCTGACAGTTAATATGGGGATTAAAATCGGTGCTGCACTTGTCATACTTGCCTTTGCCGATTTTTTGTATCAGAAGTATGAAAATGAGAAAAGCATGAAAATGTCCAAGCAGGACATTAAGGATGAGCATAAGAAATCAGAGGGTGATCCGCTTATCAAAGGCCGCATCCGTGAAAAGCAGCGTCGAATGGCCATCCAGCGGATGATGCAGCAAATTCCGAATGCAGATGTCGTTATTACGAACCCGACGCATTTTGCAATCGCCTTGAAATATGATTCCTCTAATATGGAGGCGCCCGTTATTATTGCCAAAGGCATGGATCATGTGGCGCTGCGCATTAGGGAAATCGCTAAAGAGCACGGCGTTATTACGATGGAAAATAAGCCGCTTGCCAGAGCATTATACGAACGCGCCGAAATCGGAGATGCCATACCGGCAGATTTGTTCCAAGCTGTGGCGGAGGTGCTCGCATACGTTTACAAGTTGAAAGGCCGTGTCAAATCATCGTAATTTAAGGGAGGAGGAAGCGTCATGAAACCAAAAGATCTTATTGTGTTAATCGGGATCATAGGCATCGTGCT
This genomic window contains:
- the flgG gene encoding flagellar basal body rod protein FlgG, coding for MLRSMYSGVSGMRGFQTKLDVIGNNIANVNTVGFKGGRVMFSDILSQTTAGVTASAEGEQGGVNAKQIGLGVSIASIDTIHTPGSAMTTNQPTDLRIDGDGFFQVSPTVDGGISFLTRAGNFTLDANRQLVNANGLFVLDNAGGAITLPAEVTSFTIGQDGMITGVTADGTQEVAQIGVVKVINPSGLEKMGGNLYRMTNNANPEGDIEAFRTVAGDADLGTGAIVAGQLEMSNVDLTGEFTEMIVAQRGFQANSRIITTSDEILQEVVNLKR
- a CDS encoding flagellar hook-length control protein FliK, whose translation is MDVLSSPAASQAAAPSAGGNAQVKGTGDAAFAQTLNGQLNNGQAGAGTGTTTPANTTDAAALGTIRMTTLNVAGLLGETNNQDLLAAIDGLLEQIDELDTADTDEAAQAQLADLQAMLEQMQALLALLGSPLVTLKQPDEQLSSEELVQAADAGTDHVAVKAQIALVKHDLENALIQLANVLEQGSAKRVQQQEPSQLIAQQLEALQKLLQKQKEAGTADRNNSNNSNAQAIFEPAAADETAPQQTAAWLQRLNQQSQHTIALKSAVAEALSAETLVEETADTADDESVLAGNLNANFAHSLKQATTSVATRAVAQPFVLADQFAESMTGLIVQKFDIFSLNGKHEAKIMLFPEQLGQVDVRITMQNGQLTALFHTDTVMAKDMLDNQMSQLRQALQSQGLTIDKLEVTQGQAASELSNGGQGQGSNQQFTNRNNNGKGGSRSDEAAFEADVIEQIAIQDMGYGRAVNATV
- a CDS encoding MgtE protein, with translation MADTDVEKQGYSGFERAMFFMTPVLFTIVVLGILLILLNSDMRNQALTIGNSIPLLKDVLPNPQSASGESTDETLKAENMTRKIAELQAQLTEKEGQLTETSTLKTDQEKEISSLKSQIEQLKQSNATQALEDEAYTAKIKELASMYARIAPNKAAPILESMTLDEMVLVLDAMAPNDRVKVLEKMTPKTAADATLKLKDAVSAKDLQIAALQSQLKNAQSTTATTTTTSSTLDSTQLGATFAAMDAKSAAKLLMTMSDVSASKVLRILNAVDDTTRSNIVGEMSTLNDKVTAQIVSKLMAGK
- the fliJ gene encoding flagellar export protein FliJ, which encodes MGAFRYSYQKIVDLKTSEKTQAEWILSSSIGELQAAELTVEQLRERREEWEQKQHQSSQSGVSLAELQTIQQYVDYLDSCIEAKMLEVKRAQTVVEQNRIKLSDKMQDEKVWLKAKDNEKERFRYAMQLKEQNELDEMATVRFMVSVP
- the fliM gene encoding flagellar motor switch protein FliM; translation: MVDVLSQNEIDALLAALNSGEMDAEDLKKEEVTKKVRVYDFKRAVRFSKDHIRSLTRIHENFARYLTTYFSAQLRTFVQISVVQVEQLPYDEFIRSIPKMTILNIFEAEPLEGRMVMEVHPNIAYAMLDRMLGGQGVAPSKINNLTEIETIIMEKIFSRTFESLQEAWKTIIDISPRLEALETNPQFMQIVSPNETIALISLSTKIGETTGMINLCIPHVVIEPVMPRLSAHHWFVSQKKERIPEEVEMLEQRVSKAKLPIVAELGESTITIQEFLGLNVGDVISLSKPVGEGLHIKVGDKLKFIGSPGSVKDRLAIQLDEVVNEGAGEDYDE
- a CDS encoding flagellar FlbD family protein, whose product is MITVTRINGTKLMINALLIEVVEEVPDTIITLTTGKKFIVVERSDELLLLIQNYLRTIGVYAAAQKSEQTEGP
- a CDS encoding flagellar basal body-associated FliL family protein, whose protein sequence is MKKMLPWLVTILLSIVLIAVVAWFMWPTIMGSTKEGSANKEVEVKHLSADERVEVTSELKEFKRNLKDSNKVVVVSFAFQLDSKKTKEDFDKIIEIEVKPIINRALADMTAEELNGSKGEDLLESKLLNEINPILDKEQKLVKVEITAFIMTNI
- the fliI gene encoding flagellar protein export ATPase FliI — translated: MSNSSLQAGKYVEHLQSIDPIRVNGKVTQVIGLTVESEGPDASIGDVCYIYPNKGAKPIKAEVVGFRNNKVILMPLGDLHSISSGCDVVGTGKPLSVQVGSELLGKVLDGLGQPLDGSFLPSRMQHYSTHNEPSNPLMRPRVLEPLGIGVRAIDGLLTVGRGQRVGIFAGSGVGKSTLLGMIARNTSADVNVIALIGERGREVLEFIEKDLGPEGLARSVVIVATSDQPALIRMKGALIATSIAEYFRDRGLNVMLMMDSVTRYAMALREVGLAIGEPPATRGYTPSVFANLPKLLERAGTGPKGSITAFYTVLVDGDDMNEPIADAVRGILDGHIVLSRHLAHKGHFPAIDVLQSVSRVMKEIITEEQQDAANQLKRLLSIYKDSEDLINIGAYQRGSNEEIDLAMQFIDSIHQFTRQKTDEKVTLEEAQERLIIDFYRR
- a CDS encoding flagellar hook capping FlgD N-terminal domain-containing protein; the encoded protein is MAVVTNKVIWPNYDQTNVKIAGKTEDDKTSLSKDAFLELLVTQLKNQDPLSPQSNTEFIAQMAQFTSVEQLMNMNKQLTQLNSDIGSASTMIGKSVTWQELDDKGSTVMYTDVVKSIVATDGVLYAKFEDNTMIKVSDIVTISDQTPAETKEPETDAPAESAEDAETPDSEAAADSGEEQTS
- a CDS encoding TIGR02530 family flagellar biosynthesis protein; protein product: MSDSVKIGHYFPLKSSPLNNAKTAGLKSQQPSDFQDLLDSKVLKFSHHAEVRMKQRGIQLQADSLTKIENAVDEAASKGAIDSLIVFKDIAMIVNVPSRTVVTAMDGKQMQSNVFTQIDSAVILS